A window from Gallus gallus isolate bGalGal1 chromosome 7, bGalGal1.mat.broiler.GRCg7b, whole genome shotgun sequence encodes these proteins:
- the LOC121113399 gene encoding translation initiation factor IF-2-like, whose amino-acid sequence MTQGSAFKKEQKEHYQHTYADSGGEPKAAEARHRAPPVPPRSLARYPQRRARSARSSSASSHALLLPAAVTARRKTEGASAGSGQESSAAPLDSPASEGKMHRHEKRTPRLFQSEARVAEVSGQPVPPGSLLTLGAPRDADGHTDGWTDRQTDTRQSRDARSRRSTLPGTQHRPRDQRAVTPPSDTSAPGAGGWHGAALPAIPRDGTGGTNAGQPRRRSSATFHSRSLQRRRQPPPSSAPADPRPAPRTERPARSSSPGAVPQPQQLLPRAALAAPPGRDPRAPPAAPAGSPARAGSAAAGSSAEPAPRASPGGRGGAGRCRGRSARSARRGALPQAGGAKMEARQPPAHPGLTRRRGSAPAELPPPSDALCRAAPGRAAEVPGRRLSGREVPALSQVLRKVVLDAWAKRGPSSPRASSNTHRRALTAGSPSPKATRAAVRRRRAHA is encoded by the exons ATGACTCAAGGAAGTGCATtcaaaaaggaacagaaagaacattaCCAGCACACTTATG CCGACAGCGGCGGGGAACCCAAAGCTGCCGAAGCGCGGCACCGGGCCCCCCCCGTGCCGCCCCGCAGCCTGGCGCGGTACCCGCAGCGCCGGGCACGTTCCGCCcgctccagctctgcctcctcGCACgctctcctgctgccagccGCGGTGACGGCCCGCCGCAAAACAGAAGGAGCGAGCGCTGGAAGCGGGCAGGAGAGCTCAGCCGCTCCGCTGGACAGCCCTGCTTCCGAAGGCAAGATGCACCGGCATGAAAAGCG AACACCTCGTCTGTTTCAAAGCGAAGCGCGGGTCGCAGAGGTCAGCGGGCAGCCCGTGCCGCCCGGCTCGCTCCTGACCTTGGGTGCGCCGCGAGACGCCGACGGACACACGGACGGATggacggacagacagacagacacgcGGCAAAGTCGGGATGCGCGCTCGCGGCGAAGCACGTTACCTGGCACGCAGCACCGCCCGAGGGATCAACGGGCGGTCACCCCCCCCTCCGACACCTCCGCGCCGGGGGCGGGCGGTTGGCACGGCGCGGCTCTCCCGGCCATCCCGCGCGACGGCACCGGGGGGACAAACGCCGGGCAGCCCCGCCGCCGCAGCTCTGCTACTTTTCACAGCCGGAGTTTGCAGCGGCGCCGGCAACCGCCGCCTTCCAGCGCCCCCGCCGatccccgccccgccccgcgcacCGAGCGGCCGGCGCGGAGCAGCTCGCCCGGCGCCGTCCCGCAGCCGCAGCAACTTCTGCCGCGCGCCGCTCTCGCGGCCCCGCCCGGCCGCGACCCCCGCGCGCCTCCCGCCGCACCTGCAGGCAGCCCGGCGCGGGCTGGGAGCGCTGCAGCGGGCAGCTCTGCGGAGCCGGCGCCGCGGGCGAGCCCGGGCGGTCGGGGCGGCGCCGGGCGCTGCCGCGGGCGGAGCGCGCGCTCGGCGCGGAGGGGCGCGCTGCCTCAGGCGGGCGGAGCGAAGATGGAGGCTCGGCAGCCGCCCGCCCATCCCGGCCTGACACGCCGACGGGGCTCGGCTCCGGCGGAGCTACCGCCGCCGTCTGACGCCCTCTGCCGTGCGGCTCCAGGGCGGGCGGCGGAGGTACCGGGGCGGCGGTTGTCCGGGCGGGAGGTGCCAGCCCTGTCCCAGGTCCTGCGGAAAGTTGTTTTAGACGCGTGGGCTAAAAGGGGACCGAGTTCCCCCCGTGCCTCATCAAACACTCACCGCCGAGCTCTCACAGCAGGTTCACCCAGCCCCAAAGCCACTCGCGCGGCGGTCAGACGGCGCCGTGCCCACGCGTGA